The Solanum lycopersicum chromosome 9, SLM_r2.1 genome window below encodes:
- the LOC101265866 gene encoding uncharacterized protein isoform X1, giving the protein MGSFQTKDKSQPKDKVVEVLKYNVRFLQGEVNEIMCMREYESQVNAQEMIIFALKEAEWKKEKKKLKEEVKKLKKNLEEKDEEDKCKAIENLCVKEDKEWHELATSYLLEQIRNEEARRDEAIEKWKQLYFAIKIELDELIHRTNQGRGLCWKIEQMELLEEMHKELKEKEEKIALLKEEIASKEQQELKREREVDILRQSLKIMSYNMKATNFSKNLSKSLHM; this is encoded by the exons ATGGGAAGTTTTCAAACCAAGGACAAAAGCCAACCAAAAGACAAAGTGGTTGAAGTGTTGAAATACAATgtaaggtttcttcaaggtGAGGTGAATGAAATTATGTGTATGAGGGAATATGAGAGTCAAGTCAATGCACAAGAGATGATCATATTTGCATTGAAAGAAGCAGAAtggaagaaggaaaagaagaagcTAAAAGAGGAAGtgaagaagttgaagaaaaacttggaagaaaaagatgaagaagacaaGTGTAAAGCTATAGAGAATTTGTGTGTAAAAGAAGATAAAGAGTGGCATGAATTAGCAACAAGTTATTTGTTGGAGCAAATTAGGAATGAAGAAGCTAGAAGAGATGAAGCAATAGAGAAGTGGAAACAACTTTATTTTGCTATCAAGATTGAGCTTGATGAACTTATTCATAGGACAAATCAAG GAAGAGGACTATGTTGGAAAATAGAACAAATGGAATTATTAGAGGAGATGCATaaagagttgaaagaaaaagaggaaaaaattgCACTTCTAAAAGAGGAAATAGCTTCAAAGGAACAACAAGAGCTCAAGAGGGAAAGGGAAGTTGACATTTTAAGGCAAAGTTTGAAAATCATGAGCTATAATATGAAAGCAACAAATTTTTCTAAGAATCTTTCAAAAAGCTTGCATATGTAA
- the LOC101265866 gene encoding uncharacterized protein isoform X2 has product MGSFQTKDKSQPKDKVVEVLKYNVRFLQGEVNEIMCMREYESQVNAQEMIIFALKEAEWKKEKKKLKEEVKKLKKNLEEKDEEDKCKAIENLCVKEDKEWHELATSYLLEQIRNEEARRDEAIEKWKQLYFAIKIELDELIHRTNQEDYVGK; this is encoded by the exons ATGGGAAGTTTTCAAACCAAGGACAAAAGCCAACCAAAAGACAAAGTGGTTGAAGTGTTGAAATACAATgtaaggtttcttcaaggtGAGGTGAATGAAATTATGTGTATGAGGGAATATGAGAGTCAAGTCAATGCACAAGAGATGATCATATTTGCATTGAAAGAAGCAGAAtggaagaaggaaaagaagaagcTAAAAGAGGAAGtgaagaagttgaagaaaaacttggaagaaaaagatgaagaagacaaGTGTAAAGCTATAGAGAATTTGTGTGTAAAAGAAGATAAAGAGTGGCATGAATTAGCAACAAGTTATTTGTTGGAGCAAATTAGGAATGAAGAAGCTAGAAGAGATGAAGCAATAGAGAAGTGGAAACAACTTTATTTTGCTATCAAGATTGAGCTTGATGAACTTATTCATAGGACAAATCAAG AGGACTATGTTGGAAAATAG
- the LOC101248141 gene encoding malate dehydrogenase, chloroplastic, whose translation MAAASATTLSVGSATSFGSIVSPKLQSKAFIAKCNTRDYLRSFSGLKAEAFVRCESESSFLGNESIAALRQSITPKARNQKQRSSNHVQPQASYKVAVLGASGGIGQPLALLIKMSPLVSSLHLYDIANVKGVAADLSHCNTPAQVFDFTGASELANSLKGIDVVVIPAGVPRKPGMTRDDLFNINANIVKSLVEAVADNCPDAFIHIISNPVNSTVPIAAEVLKQKGVYDPKKLFGVTTLDVVRANTFVAQKKNLKLIDVDVPVIGGHAGITILPLLSKTRPSTTFTDEEVQELTVRIQNAGTEVVEAKAGAGSATLSMAYAAARFVESSLRALDGDADVYECSYVQSDLTELPFFASRVKLGRNGIEALISSDLRGLTEYEQKALEALKIELKASIEKGIAYAQKQTVSA comes from the coding sequence ATGGCAGCAGCATCAGCAACTACTCTCTCAGTTGGTTCCGCCACATCCTTTGGCTCCATAGTGAGCCCAAAATTACAATCAAAGGCCTTTATTGCGAAATGCAATACCAGGGACTACCTTAGGAGTTTCAGTGGCCTTAAGGCAGAGGCATTTGTACGATGTGAATCCGAGTCGTCATTTCTAGGAAATGAAAGCATTGCAGCTCTTCGACAATCCATTACTCCTAAAGCCCGAAACCAAAAGCAGAGATCTTCGAACCATGTTCAGCCTCAAGCATCTTATAAAGTGGCTGTTCTCGGAGCCTCTGGCGGTATAGGCCAGCCTCTAGCTCTTCTGATTAAGATGTCACCGCTAGTATCATCGTTGCACCTTTATGATATTGCAAATGTCAAAGGAGTCGCAGCAGATCTCAGCCATTGCAACACTCCCGCTCAGGTTTTTGACTTTACGGGAGCTTCTGAGTTGGCCAATTCTTTGAAAGGTATAGATGTAGTTGTCATACCAGCTGGCGTTCCGAGAAAGCCTGGTATGACACGGGACGACTTGTTCAACATAAATGCTAATATTGTGAAAAGCTTGGTTGAGGCTGTTGCTGACAATTGCCCAGATGCCTTTATCCACATTATCAGCAATCCAGTCAACTCCACAGTGCCGATTGCTGCCGAGGTTCTGAAGCAAAAGGGTGTGTATGATCCTAAAAAACTCTTTGGTGTTACCACCCTGGACGTTGTCAGAGCAAACACATTCGTCGCGCAGAAGAAAAACCTGAAACTCATTGACGTTGACGTCCCCGTGATTGGTGGGCATGCAGGGATAACAATTCTGCCATTGCTGTCAAAGACAAGACCATCAACTACTTTCACGGACGAAGAAGTGCAGGAACTAACCGTGAGGATCCAAAACGCTGGGACCGAGGTCGTTGAAGCAAAGGCTGGAGCAGGATCTGCAACACTGTCAATGGCATATGCTGCAGCTAGATTTGTTGAATCCTCActtcgtgcccttgacggtgaTGCTGATGTTTACGAGTGTTCTTACGTTCAATCTGACCTGACGGAACTTCCATTCTTTGCATCACGAGTTAAACTAGGAAGGAATGGAATCGAGGCATTGATTTCGTCTGATCTCCGTGGATTAACTGAGTATGAACAGAAGGCATTAGAAGCTCTAAAGATAGAGTTGAAAGCTAGCATTGAGAAAGGGATAGCTTATGCTCAAAAACAAACAGTGAGTGCTTAG
- the LOC101248616 gene encoding myosin-6-like → MSVSASVVVGSHVWVEDPEVAWLDGVVVEINGEEITVDCNSEKTVTANLSNVYARDTDAPSCGVDDMTKLSYLHEPGVLQNLRSRYDMNEIYTYTGSILIAVNPFKRLPHLYAKSVMEQYKGIALGDLPPHPFAIADSAYRQMIHEGISQSILVSGESGAGKTESTKMLMQYLAYMGGRAAAEGRSVEQQVLESNPVLEAFGNAKTVRNNNSSRFGKFVELQFDKRGRISGAAIKTYLLERSRVCQVSDPERNYHCFYLLCAAPPQDVEKYKVGNPRTFHYLNQSNFFELAGVDESEEYLATRKAMDVVGISHDEQDAIFRVVAAILHLGNIEFAKGTETDASEPKDDKSRFHLKIAAELFMCDEKSLEDSMCKRVMVTRDETITKSLDPEAAALSRDALAKIVYSRLFDWIVNKINNSIGQDPESTLSIGVLDIYGFESFKTNSFEQFCINLTNEKLQQHFNQHVFKMEQEEYTKEEIDWSYIEFIDNQDILDLIEKKPGGIIALLDEACMFPRSTHETFAEKLYQTFKDHKRFSKPKLSRTDFTVCHYAGDVKYQTEFFLDKNKDYVVPEHQATLIASKCPFVSGLFPPLPEDSSKQTKFSSIGARFKQQLQSLLETLNATEPHYVRCVKPNNLLKPEIFENQNVLQQLRCGGVLEAIRISCAGFPTRKPFDEFLSRFKVLAPEVLNGRIDEVAACERLLEKSGLKGYQVGKTKVFLRAGQMPELDTRRNEVLGKSAIIIQGKVRSYYARKKFLLLRASAIQVQAVCRGQTERALYECMRREAACLRIQKDARKYIARRSYGFLCVSAVSIQAGLRGMASRNELQFRKRKKAAVFIQSDWRRCVKRRHYRRMKKAAVVLQCSWRAKLARKELRKLRMAAKETGALQDAKSKLEKEVEELTQRLQVEKRMRDKLEEAKIQETMKLQSALEEMRLQLQETKELLKKEREAGTKVVDQGSVIQEAKVIDQGVVTEERAASTKIVEQGSVVKEVQVIDQVQVNKLTAETEKLKVLVNSLEKEIDEKEKKYEETVRVSSERLKQVLEAESKINQLKDAMQSSKELLMKDPEAATKLLEEVEFQVADQDVSGKISAENEQLKVLVSSLEKKIDETEKKYEETSKISEERLKQALDAEAKIIELKLNMQRLEEKLSDIEDQQILRQQALNLPTGRTSSRFATSENGHHEPLAAVPSRRFGTDSMRRSNAGATKWFGTESMRRSMADRQRESVDILIKCVSQDLGFSEGKPVAAFTIYKCLLNWNSFEAEKTNVFDRLIQMIGSAIEDETNNNHMAYWLSNSATLLFLLQHTLKTTDSAPSRPPQPTSFFGRMAQSFRSSSVNLAIGGLDTVRQVEAKQPALLFKLQLSAYVEKIYGIVRDNWKRDLSSLLTSCIQASQASKGGSLQSPRKSVDGSSPPTPWDGVIESLNGLLSTLKENCVHPVFVQRILNQIFSYINVQLFNSLLLQRECCTFSSGEYVKAGLQEIELWCGNMKEEYVGSSLDELKHARQAVGFLVINQKSRLTSEDLTTDLCPILSSQQLYRICTLYWDEDFNTQGVSPEVISSFKDQEKEDAKNADNANDADNNFILDDNSSIPISVEEINSSLKDVDFTGVKPANELLENAAFQFLRE, encoded by the exons ATG AGTGTTTCTGCCAGTGTTGTGGTTGGATCTCATGTATGGGTTGAGGATCCAGAGGTAGCTTGGCTAGATGGGGTCGTTGTTGAAATCAATGGGGAAGAGATCACTGTGGACTGCAACTCAGAGAAGACG GTTACGGCCAATCTATCCAATGTGTACGCAAGAGATACCGACGCGCCTTCTTGTGGCGTGGATGATATGACAAAACTTTCTTATCTGCATGAACCAGGAGTATTGCAGAATTTGCGAAGTCGATATGACATGAATGAAATATAT ACTTACACTGGGAGTATCTTGATTGCCGTGAATCCCTTCAAGCGGTTACCCCATCTATATGCTAAAAGTGTGATGGAACAGTACAAAGGAATTGCACTTGGGGATCTGCCCCCTCATCCTTTTGCTATTGCTGATTCTGCCTACAG GCAGATGATTCATGAGGGGATAAGCCAGTCAATTTTGGTAAGTGGAGAGAGTGGAGCGGGCAAGACAGAAAGCACAAAAATGCTTATGCAATATCTTGCGTATATGGGCGGACGAGCTGCAGCTGAGGGAAGGAGCGTGGAGCAGCAAGTCCTTGAG TCAAATCCAGTTTTAGAAGCCTTCGGTAATGCTAAGACAGTCAGAAACAACAACTCAAG TCGTTTCGGTAAGTTTGTGGAGCTCCAGTTTGATAAAAGGGGGAGGATATCTGGTGCCGCCATCAAAACATATCTGCTGGAAAGATCCCGCGTTTGTCAAGTTTCTGATCCTGAGAGAAATTATCACTGTTTCTATTTGCTTTGTGCTGCGCCACCTCAG gatgttgaaaaatataaagtagGGAACCCAAGGACATTTCATTATCTGAAccaatcaaatttttttgaactagCTGGAGTGGATGAGTCGGAGGAATACCTGGCAACGAGGAAAGCCATGGATGTTGTAGGGATAAGTCACGACGAGCAG GATGCTATTTTTAGAGTAGTGGCTGCAATTCTTCACTTGGGAAACATTGAATTTGCAAAGGGAACAGAAACTGATGCTTCGGAACCTAAGGATGATAAGTCTCGGTTCCATCTAAAGATTGCAGCTGAACTATTCAT GTGTGATGAGAAGTCCCTTGAGGACTCCATGTGCAAACGTGTCATGGTCACTCGTGATGAGACCATTACAAAGTCCCTTGATCCAGAAGCTGCAGCTCTCAGTAGAGATGCTCTAGCCAAGATAGTTTACTCAAGACTGTTTGATTG GATAGTGAACAAGATCAATAACTCTATTGGCCAAGATCCCGAATCAACTCTCTCAATTGGTGTTCTAGATATCTATGGATTTGAGAGTTTCAAGACAAACAG TTTTGAGCAATTTTGCATTAATTTGACCAACGAAAAACTGCAGCAACATTTCAACCAG CATGTTTTCAAGATGGAGCAAGAAGAGTATACCAAGGAGGAAATTGACTGGAGTTACATAGAGTTCATTGATAACCAAGATATTCTTGATCTTATAGAAAAG AAACCTGGGGGGATAATTGCTCTTCTTGATGAGGCTTG TATGTTCCCAAGATCAACACATGAGACCTTCGCTGAAAAGCTATATCAGACATTTAAAGATCATAAGCGGTTCAGCAAGCCAAAGTTGTCTCGGACGGATTTTACTGTTTGCCACTACGCTGGTGAT GTCAAGTACCAAACTGAGTTCTTTTTGGATAAGAACAAGGATTATGTAGTTCCAGAGCACCAAGCAACACTTATTGCTTCAAAGTGCCCCTTTGTTTCTGGCTTGTTTCCACCTTTACCTGAAGATTCTTCTAAACAAACCAAGTTTTCCTCTATTGGTGCTCGATTTAAA CAACAATTGCAATCATTGCTTGAGACTCTTAATGCCACAGAGCCTCATTATGTTCGTTGCGTGAAGCCAAATAATCTTTTGAAGCCAGAAATTTTTGAGAATCAAAATGTACTCCAGCAGCTTCGTTGTGGG GGAGTTCTGGAGGCTATTCGTATCAGTTGTGCTGGATTTCCTACTCGAAAACCATTTGATGAATTCTTAAGTCGGTTTAAGGTCCTTGCTCCTGAAGTTTTAAATGGAAG AATTGACGAGGTTGCTGCTTGCGAAAGACTTTTAGAGAAATCTGGCCTCAAAGGTTATCAG GTTGGAAAAACAAAAGTGTTTCTTAGAGCTGGTCAAATGCCAGAATTAGACACTCGCCGAAATGAGGTCCTTGGCAAGTCAGCTATCATAATCCAGGGAAAAGTTCGCTCATACTACGCTCGAAAAAAGTTTTTGTTGTTACGAGCTTCAGCAATCCAAGTCCAAGCTGTTTGTAGGG GCCAGACCGAACGGGCTCTCTATGAGTGCATGAGGAGGGAAGCTGCCTGTCTGAGGATCCAAAAAGATGCACGCAAGTACATTGCAAGGAGATCTTATGGATTTCTGTGTGTTTCAGCTGTTTCCATTCAAGCAGGACTGCGGGGCATGGCTTCTCGAAATGAGCTTCAATTCAGAAAGCGAAAAAAAGCAGCTGTCTTTATCCAG AGTGATTGGCGGAGATGTGTGAAACGTCGGCATTATAGGAggatgaagaaagcagcagttGTGTTACAATGTTCCTGGAGAGCTAAATTGGCCCGTAAAGAACTGCGGAAGCTAAGGATG GCAGCTAAAGAAACTGGAGCTCTCCAAGATGCCAAAAGCAAGCTGGAAAAGGAAGTTGAAGAGCTGACACAGAGACTACAGGTGGAGAAGCGCATGAGg GACAAACTTGAGGAAGCTAAAATCCAGGAAACAATGAAATTACAGTCTGCATTGGAAGAGATGAGGCTTCAGCTTCAAGAAACTAAAGAGCTGCTCAAGAAGGAACGTGAAGCTGGCACAAAGGTCGTGGATCAAGGGTCCGTTATACAAGAGGCCAAGGTTATAGATCAGGGGGTGGTCACAGAGGAACGTGCGGCTTCCACAAAGATCGTGGAACAGGGATCAGTTGTAAAAGAGGTCCAGGTTATAGATCAGGTGCAGGTCAACAAGCTTACAGCTGAAACTGAGAAGCTTAAG GTTCTTGTTAACTCATTGGAAAAGGAAATTGacgaaaaagagaaaaaatatgagGAGACAGTCAGAGTAAGTAGTGAGCGACTGAAGCAAGTTCTGGAGGCCGAGTCTAAGATAAATCAGTTGAAGGATGCCATGCAAAG TTCGAAAGAGCTGCTAATGAAGGATCCTGAGGCTGCCACAAAGTTGTTGGAAGAAGTAGAGTTCCAGGTTGCAGATCAGGACGTATCGGGCAAGATTAGCGCTGAAAATGAGCAGCTCAAG GTTCTTGTTAGTTCATTGGAAAAGAAAATTGATGAAACAGAGAAAAAATATGAGGAAACAAGCAAAATAAGTGAGGAGCGATTGAAGCAAGCTCTGGATGCAGAGGCTAAGATAATTGAGTTGAAGCTTAATATGCAAAG GCTTGAAGAGAAACTTTCGGATATAGAAGACCAGCAGATTCTTCGACAGCAAGCGTTAAATTTACCAACTGGAAGAACTTCAAGTCGTTTTGCA ACTTCTGAAAACGGTCATCAT GAACCACTGGCTGCAGTACCATCAAGAAGGTTTGGTACAGATTCAATGAGGAGATCCAATGCGGGAGCAACAAAATGGTTTGGTACAGAGTCTATGAGGAGATCCATGGCTGATAGGCAGCGG GAGAGTGTGGATATTCTTATCAAATGTGTCAGTCAAGATCTAGGGTTCAGTGAAGGGAAACCAGTGGCAGCATTTACCATATACAAATGCCTACTTAATTGGAATTCCTTTGAAGCAGAAAAAACTAACGTGTTCGATCGTCTTATTCAGATGATTGGTTCTGCGATAGAG GATGAGACAAACAATAATCACATGGCGTATTGGCTGTCCAACAGTGCAACTTTGTTGTTTTTACTTCAGCATACACTGAAAACTACTGATTCAGCTCCAAGTAGACCGCCCCAACCAACATCATTTTTTGGTAGAATGGCACAG aGTTTCCGGTCTTCATCTGTCAACCTTGCAATTGGTGGTCTCGACACTGTACGTCAGGTTGAGGCAAAGCAGCCAGCTTTACTTTTTAAGCTACAGCTCAGTGCTTATGTCGAAAAGATTTATGGAATTGTTCGAGATAACTGGAAAAGAGACCTGTCTTCACTGCTGACTTCATGTATCCAG GCATCTCAAGCATCAAAAGGTGGATCCTTGCAATCACCACGGAAGTCCGTTGATGGTTCTTCTCCACCCACTCCCTGGGATGGAGTAATTGAGAGCCTAAATGGGCTTCTCAGTACACTGAAAGAAAACTGT GTTCATCCAGTTTTCGTCCAGAGAATTCTAAACCAGATATTCTCTTACATAAATGTTCAGCTGTTCAATAG CCTTCTCCTTCAAAGAGAGTGTTGTACATTCAGCAGCGGGGAGTATGTGAAAGCTGGATTGCAAGAAATAGAACTTTGGTGCGGCAATATGAAAGAAGAG TACGTTGGTTCTTCTTTGGATGAATTAAAGCATGCAAGGCAGGCAGTAGGATTTTTG GTTATTAATCAGAAGTCAAGACTTACATCTGAAGATCTAACAACTGATCTCTGTCCC ATTCTGAGTAGTCAACAGTTGTATCGGATATGTACACTTTACTGGGACGAAGATTTTAATACTCAAGGTGTATCCCCAGAG GTCATTTCCAGTTTTAAGgatcaagaaaaagaagacgCAAAGAATGCAGATAATGCAAATGATGCAGATAACAACTTTATATTGGATGATAATTCCAG CATTCCAATCTCTGTTGAGGAGATTAACAGTTCCCTCAAGGACGTTGATTTCACCGGTGTAAAACCTGCAAATGAACTGCTTGAAAATGCAGCCTTCCAATTTTTACGCGAATAA